One genomic segment of Candidatus Epulonipiscium sp. includes these proteins:
- a CDS encoding aminopeptidase, with amino-acid sequence MMNVELLKKYARLLVKTGVNIKKDQLLMIISPIEAAPFTRIVSEIAYKEGAKDVQILWKDEVSTKIKYLYAPEEVFETYPSWQKDFYISYARAGAAILNIFAEDPELLKDIDVKRVAKYQKVTNTELKEYRDRTMTNQNAWCIASIPTAAWARKVYPNVSEGEAVDKLWEAILKTVRVDTKDPVASWEEHKKNLEKRMEVLNASKLQYLHYKNELGTDLKIELPPNHIWTGGADKTQEGREFIANMPTEEVFTLPKKDGVNGKVVSSIPLNYNGNLIDKFSLTFKEGRIVDSTAEKGYESLKHLIDTDEGSHYLGEVALVPYDSPISNLRTLFYNTLFDENASCHLAIGRAYSPCIKGGEKMSPEELAKEGANDSLVHVDFMVGTKDLEIMGTTVDGKEIPIFEGGNFAFES; translated from the coding sequence ATAATGAATGTAGAACTGTTAAAAAAATATGCAAGGCTTCTTGTAAAAACAGGGGTAAACATCAAAAAGGATCAGCTCTTAATGATTATAAGTCCTATAGAAGCAGCACCCTTTACAAGAATCGTTTCGGAAATCGCTTATAAAGAAGGAGCAAAGGATGTACAAATCCTTTGGAAAGATGAAGTATCTACCAAGATAAAATATTTATATGCTCCTGAAGAAGTGTTTGAAACATACCCTAGCTGGCAGAAAGATTTTTATATTTCTTATGCTAGAGCTGGAGCAGCAATTTTGAATATTTTCGCTGAAGATCCAGAACTCCTTAAGGATATCGATGTAAAGAGGGTTGCAAAATATCAGAAAGTAACCAATACAGAGCTAAAAGAATATAGAGATAGAACTATGACTAACCAAAATGCTTGGTGTATTGCATCCATACCTACTGCTGCTTGGGCTAGGAAGGTATATCCTAATGTATCGGAAGGAGAAGCTGTTGATAAACTATGGGAAGCTATCTTAAAGACGGTACGAGTAGATACTAAAGACCCGGTAGCTTCATGGGAAGAGCATAAGAAGAATTTAGAAAAAAGAATGGAGGTTTTAAACGCTAGCAAGCTTCAATACCTTCATTATAAAAATGAATTGGGTACTGACCTTAAAATAGAGCTTCCCCCAAATCATATTTGGACGGGAGGCGCTGATAAAACACAAGAAGGCAGAGAATTCATAGCCAATATGCCTACAGAGGAAGTATTTACATTACCTAAAAAAGACGGTGTTAATGGCAAAGTAGTAAGTTCTATACCTCTAAATTATAATGGAAACCTTATAGACAAATTTTCCTTGACCTTTAAAGAGGGAAGAATTGTTGACTCTACCGCTGAAAAGGGATATGAAAGCCTAAAACATCTTATAGATACCGATGAAGGTTCCCATTACTTAGGAGAAGTGGCATTGGTACCCTATGATTCCCCAATTTCTAATTTAAGGACTTTATTTTACAACACTTTATTTGATGAAAATGCTTCCTGTCATTTAGCTATAGGCAGAGCTTACTCCCCTTGTATTAAGGGAGGAGAAAAAATGAGTCCCGAGGAATTAGCTAAAGAAGGTGCTAACGATTCTCTGGTTCACGTAGATTTTATGGTAGGTACTAAGGATCTTGAAATTATGGGAACTACCGTGGACGGAAAAGAGATTCCTATATTTGAGGGAGGAAATTTCGCATTTGAATCATAA
- a CDS encoding sodium ion-translocating decarboxylase subunit beta codes for MDFLISGLMSITPQQFIMYLIGILLIYLAVYKDFEPALLLPMGFGAILVNLPASGVLNQTLAGIGETKGIIEWLFNMGIEASEALPILLFIGIGAMIDFGPLLSNPKMLLFGAAAQFGIFFTISVATLLGFDLKDAASIGIIGAADGPTSILVSQILGSKYIGAIAVAAYSYMALVPMVQPLAIKLVTTKKERLIKMSYNPKAISKKTRLIFPIAVTFIAGLVAPMSVSLVGFLMFGNLIRECGVLNSLSETAQNTLANLITLLLGITISFSMKAEAFVSINTLLIMGLGLLAFIFDTIGGVLFAKFLNLFLKEKVNPMIGAAGISAFPMSARVVQKMGLKENPTNHLLMHAIGANVSGQIGSVVAGGIILNLLSQML; via the coding sequence ATGGATTTTCTAATTTCAGGACTTATGTCAATTACACCTCAACAATTTATTATGTATTTAATAGGAATACTGCTTATATATTTGGCTGTATACAAAGACTTTGAACCTGCATTGCTCCTCCCTATGGGATTTGGTGCAATTTTAGTTAATTTGCCTGCCTCCGGAGTCTTAAATCAAACCCTTGCAGGTATTGGTGAAACGAAAGGAATTATAGAATGGTTATTTAATATGGGCATAGAAGCTTCTGAAGCACTACCTATTTTACTTTTTATCGGTATTGGTGCAATGATAGATTTTGGGCCCCTTCTTTCTAATCCTAAGATGCTCTTATTCGGTGCTGCTGCCCAGTTTGGCATATTTTTTACCATATCAGTAGCCACCCTACTTGGCTTTGATTTAAAGGATGCTGCATCTATCGGAATCATTGGGGCAGCAGATGGTCCTACATCAATTTTAGTATCACAAATCCTAGGTTCTAAATACATTGGTGCTATTGCCGTAGCAGCTTATTCCTATATGGCATTGGTACCGATGGTACAACCCCTGGCGATAAAACTTGTTACAACCAAAAAAGAAAGATTAATTAAAATGTCTTATAATCCAAAAGCTATTTCTAAAAAAACGAGGCTTATCTTTCCTATTGCTGTAACATTCATTGCTGGACTTGTAGCACCTATGTCCGTATCTCTAGTTGGATTTTTGATGTTTGGTAATCTTATTAGAGAGTGTGGTGTGCTAAATAGCTTATCCGAAACAGCCCAAAATACCTTAGCAAATCTAATAACTTTATTACTTGGCATCACCATATCCTTTAGCATGAAAGCTGAAGCATTTGTATCCATAAATACCCTATTAATCATGGGCTTAGGATTATTAGCCTTCATCTTTGATACCATAGGCGGTGTTTTGTTTGCAAAATTTCTTAATTTATTTCTAAAAGAAAAGGTTAATCCAATGATTGGTGCTGCAGGTATTTCTGCATTCCCTATGTCTGCCAGGGTTGTCCAAAAGATGGGACTTAAGGAAAATCCCACAAACCATCTTTTGATGCATGCAATAGGAGCAAATGTTTCCGGCCAAATTGGCTCGGTAGTAGCAGGAGGAATAATCCTTAATCTATTATCTCAGATGCTTTAA
- a CDS encoding DUF1657 domain-containing protein, translating to MPVDKKLRATLATLEGIAADFTVSYLETSDAQTKQMFEQLSTQTNSVIRKLKGRIEDIEEEEPQYREGNK from the coding sequence ATGCCCGTTGATAAAAAACTAAGGGCAACCTTAGCCACCCTAGAAGGAATTGCTGCAGACTTCACAGTATCATACTTAGAAACTTCCGATGCCCAAACAAAACAAATGTTTGAGCAGCTATCTACCCAAACAAATTCAGTAATAAGAAAATTAAAAGGTAGAATAGAAGATATAGAAGAGGAAGAACCCCAGTATAGGGAGGGTAATAAATAA
- a CDS encoding DUF421 domain-containing protein: MSTYLQLVMQIVFTYISLLIITRLMGKREISQLSFFDYVIGITIGSSAATLSVDTSNTLVKIFIVLATLGLLQIITSYLSLKSISFRKLTIGSKTMLIKNGRIIEDKLKKERLNIDELTTKLREKNVFNLSDVEFAFLETNGDISIQQKPNKQVLTPSHLKLPTTYSGIGNLIIREGQIDEDALYEYGLTRSWLMSKLGEKGVFDLAKISFAQVDNSGNLFIDSYDYYDNLPSNDTSNQILLAKLNKVRSDLLTYHNETDNKQAKILYESCAENIEHIIQYFHHYLRDKDNSNKIINPPKH; encoded by the coding sequence ATGTCCACTTACTTACAATTAGTAATGCAAATTGTTTTTACTTACATTTCTCTGCTTATTATAACCCGTCTAATGGGTAAGCGAGAAATATCTCAATTATCATTCTTTGATTATGTAATAGGTATTACCATAGGAAGTTCAGCTGCAACTTTATCAGTTGATACCTCTAATACTCTTGTAAAAATATTCATTGTCTTAGCTACCTTAGGACTACTTCAAATAATTACCTCATATCTATCCCTAAAAAGTATTTCTTTTAGAAAACTGACTATTGGCAGTAAAACAATGCTCATAAAAAATGGCAGAATCATCGAAGATAAACTTAAAAAGGAAAGATTAAATATTGATGAATTAACCACAAAACTCAGGGAAAAGAATGTCTTCAATTTATCAGATGTAGAATTTGCTTTTCTTGAAACGAATGGTGATATTAGTATACAACAAAAACCTAATAAGCAAGTCCTAACTCCTTCTCATCTTAAACTCCCCACGACTTATAGTGGAATCGGAAATCTAATAATAAGAGAAGGGCAAATTGATGAGGATGCCCTATATGAGTACGGTTTAACCCGTTCTTGGCTTATGAGTAAGCTTGGCGAAAAAGGAGTCTTTGATTTGGCTAAGATTTCATTTGCCCAAGTCGATAATAGTGGAAATTTATTTATAGACTCCTATGATTACTACGATAATCTTCCCTCTAATGATACTTCCAACCAAATACTCCTTGCCAAATTAAACAAGGTTCGTTCAGACTTACTAACATATCATAATGAAACTGATAATAAGCAAGCAAAGATTTTATATGAAAGTTGTGCTGAAAATATCGAACACATTATTCAATATTTCCACCATTACCTAAGGGATAAAGATAATAGCAATAAAATAATCAATCCTCCTAAACATTAA